A genomic window from Agrobacterium tumefaciens includes:
- a CDS encoding methionine ABC transporter permease, producing MSPDMIFNLLLKGLLQTMHMVAVAGIVGSIMGVPMGVFLATSGKGELFPAPMTNRILGLIVNAARSTPFIILVVAIIPFTRLVAGTSIGTNAAIVPLTVATVPFIARLVEAAIREVDKGLIEAARAMGATPLQIVTKVLLAEAKPGITLALTLTLVSLIGYSAMVGAVGGGGLGDLGIRYGYQRFMPDVMLAVVLVLIVLVQLVQSAGDRLARSFDKRTRKN from the coding sequence ATGTCGCCTGATATGATCTTCAACCTTCTGCTGAAGGGCCTGCTACAGACCATGCACATGGTCGCGGTCGCCGGCATCGTCGGCTCCATCATGGGCGTGCCCATGGGCGTTTTCCTCGCCACCAGCGGCAAGGGCGAACTGTTTCCCGCCCCGATGACCAACCGCATCCTCGGCCTCATCGTGAATGCGGCGCGCTCCACCCCCTTCATCATTCTTGTCGTGGCGATCATTCCCTTCACCCGTCTCGTCGCCGGCACGTCGATCGGCACCAATGCGGCCATCGTGCCGCTGACGGTCGCGACCGTGCCCTTCATTGCAAGGCTGGTGGAAGCGGCAATCCGCGAGGTGGACAAGGGTCTCATCGAGGCTGCCCGCGCCATGGGCGCTACCCCGCTGCAGATCGTCACCAAGGTTCTGCTCGCCGAAGCCAAGCCCGGCATCACGCTGGCGCTCACGCTCACCCTGGTCAGCCTCATCGGTTATTCGGCCATGGTCGGCGCGGTCGGCGGCGGCGGGTTGGGCGATCTCGGCATCCGCTATGGCTACCAGCGCTTCATGCCCGACGTGATGCTGGCGGTGGTTCTGGTGCTCATCGTGCTGGTGCAGCTGGTGCAGAGCGCCGGTGACCGGCTGGCGCGCAGCTTCGACAAGCGGACCCGCAAGAATTAA